One Aegilops tauschii subsp. strangulata cultivar AL8/78 chromosome 7, Aet v6.0, whole genome shotgun sequence genomic window carries:
- the LOC109753579 gene encoding uncharacterized protein, protein MAKTCAKAKDFFRIIQRIYTIFANSTKKWHILKENIIGLTPKSVSATRWESRVDSVKAIRLQCADIREALLQVAETDNDIKTSSEAKGLANNELGEYEFIVAIVIWYEVLYDVNLVSKHLQAKDMLIDVAIEKVQGLITFFKGYRETGFVEALEMAKGIALEMDIGTTFRKRREIKTKRHFDENPDDTNVATQSTEESFRVHYFVRIVDQAISSLTTRFEQYQGYQKIFGFLFTSETLQSLDKKSLKTFCDNLEVALRKDGKSDIDASELYVELMFLQNFMPKENIGLVEILKFLKRHDCFPNASITYIVLLTIPVTVASAERSFPKLKLLKSYMRTTMTQQRLTDLATIALESEVLEKIDYEDIIEDFISRNTKRMMLFK, encoded by the exons ATGGCCAAGACTTGTGCTAAAGCTAAAGACTTCTTCAGAATTATCCAACGCATATATACAATTTTTGCTAATTCTACTAAGAAGTGGCATATTCTGAAGGAGAACATCATAGGATTAACTCCCAAGTCAGTGTCAGCTACACGTTGGGAGAGTCGTGTTGACAGTGTTAAAGCTATTCGACTTCAATGTGCAGACATTCGGGAGGCCCTACTTCAG GTGGCTGAGACTGATAATGACATAAAAACAAGTAGTGAGGCTAAAGGCTTGGCAAATAATGAACTTGGAGAGTATGAATTTATAGTGGCAATAGTAATTTGGTATGAGGTATTGTATGATGTTAATTTAGTAAGCAAACACTTGCAAGCAAAGGATATGCTTATTGATGTTGCTATTGAGAAAGTGCAAGGACTGATTACTTTCTTCAAGGGGTATCGGGAAACTGGTTTTGTAGAAGCATTGGAGATGGCCAAAGGAATTGCACTTGAGATGGATATTGGTACAACATTTCGTAAAAGACGGGAAATTAAAACAAAGAGACATTTTGATGAGAACCCAGATGACACAAATGTTGCCACACAGTCTACAGAGGAATCATTCAGAGTCCACTATTTTGTACGTATTGTTGATCAAGCAATTAGCTCACTTACAACCAGATTTGAACAATACCAAGGTTACCAGAAAATATTTGGTTTCCTATTTACCTCTGAAACATTGCAGTCCTTGGATAAGAAGAGCTTGAAAACTTTTTGTGATAATCTTGAGGTTGCTCTTAGAAAGGATGGAAAATCTGACATTGATGCCAGTGAACTGTATGTGGAGTTGATGTTTCTTCaaaatttcatgccaaaagaaaaTATTGGGCTAGTTGAAATTTTAAAGTTCTTAAAGCGGCATGATTGTTTTCCCAATGCAAGTATTACCTATATAGTTCTTTTGACCATCCCTGTGACTGTTGCATCAGCAGAACGGAGCTTTCCAAAATTGAAGCTATTGAAGTCTTATATGCGCACTACCATGACACAACAAAGACTTACTGATTTGGCCACAATAGCACTTGAGAGTGAAGTCTTGGAGAAGATTGATTACGAGGATATTATTGAAGATTTTATTTCAAGAAACACTAAAAGAATGATGTTATTTAAGTGA